One part of the Tunicatimonas pelagia genome encodes these proteins:
- a CDS encoding GNAT family N-acetyltransferase, with product MRILETNRLVIKQATVDDTNFFYRLLNSANWLKHIGDRGIRSEEDAQSYIEDNFIDSYREHGYGLFKMMLKSSNVPIGVCGFVKRDYLESADIGFAILPECEGQGYTLEAAKALMHYGRTVLKLRPILAITTDTNSRSRALLTKIGLRETGTVKPNNSETEFLLYSDQ from the coding sequence ATGAGAATATTGGAAACCAATCGGCTGGTAATTAAGCAAGCTACGGTAGATGACACCAACTTTTTTTACCGATTGCTAAACAGTGCCAACTGGCTGAAGCACATTGGCGATAGAGGGATACGATCTGAAGAAGATGCCCAAAGTTACATTGAAGATAACTTCATTGATTCTTATCGGGAACATGGTTACGGCCTATTTAAGATGATGCTTAAAAGCAGTAACGTACCTATCGGCGTTTGCGGATTTGTAAAGCGCGACTATCTAGAAAGTGCTGATATTGGATTCGCTATTCTTCCGGAGTGTGAAGGGCAAGGCTACACATTAGAAGCAGCGAAGGCTTTGATGCACTACGGGAGAACGGTACTGAAGCTACGCCCAATTTTAGCAATTACTACCGATACCAATAGTCGGTCGAGAGCGTTGCTAACCAAGATTGGTCTGCGGGAAACTGGAACGGTGAAACCAAATAATAGTGAAACAGAGTTTTTACTGTATTCAGACCAGTGA
- the rbfA gene encoding 30S ribosome-binding factor RbfA yields the protein MKQSFYCIQTSENYVQRVPNFGATKIEGNDMKESKRQRQFSSLLQKELSEIFQRNGSSILGTTDFVTVSRVLISPDLGVAKIYLSFMLSKRKEQLMDTIQYRKGEIRRLLGNRIGKVARVVPELHFFLDDSADYAARMDKIISELDIPPAEENDEQ from the coding sequence GTGAAACAGAGTTTTTACTGTATTCAGACCAGTGAAAATTATGTACAACGAGTGCCGAATTTCGGTGCTACCAAGATTGAGGGAAACGATATGAAAGAAAGCAAACGACAGCGACAGTTTTCGTCGCTATTACAAAAAGAGCTAAGCGAAATTTTTCAGCGCAATGGCTCATCCATTTTAGGTACAACTGATTTTGTAACGGTATCACGGGTGCTGATAAGCCCCGACTTAGGAGTGGCTAAAATCTATCTCAGCTTTATGCTGAGCAAGCGCAAGGAGCAGCTAATGGATACCATTCAGTACCGAAAGGGTGAAATACGCCGTTTACTCGGCAACCGCATTGGCAAAGTAGCCCGAGTAGTGCCTGAGTTACATTTTTTCTTAGACGATAGTGCCGATTACGCCGCCCGCATGGATAAAATTATTTCTGAACTGGACATTCCTCCGGCTGAAGAAAATGATGAACAATGA
- a CDS encoding FtsX-like permease family protein — MNFPFLVARRYFRSKKKKNFIQIISNISMIGVAVGTMALVVVLSVFNGLEDLIKESKSTFDPEIKIVPVFGKTLLATDSLLNVVQQVKGVDVVTQVIEDNAIARYQDAQMIVTLKGVSDNFVQQQRLSQAMIHGDLTLAKDDINYAIMGQGVQYTLSIAPSNEFYTMQLLTPRQTASSSGFNPDPMNRYFKRKNIMPGGVFANEKEYDASYVIVPMRFAQQLFDYGEERTALEIKTDDNVSVSRVESQLEKLLPAEEYQVLNSDEQHASLLRAVKWEKLFVYVTFSFILAIASFNIFFSLSMLAIDKRKDIAMLFAMGAQQRTVKSIFLFEGVIIALLGAGSGLLAAVIICWVQQTFGIVSMGMQTAIVDAYPVKMELADFLFTALSISLITFLASYRPAIIASRTDVKDFL, encoded by the coding sequence ATGAACTTTCCCTTTCTGGTGGCTCGCCGATATTTCCGATCTAAGAAGAAAAAAAACTTCATTCAGATTATCTCTAATATTTCAATGATCGGAGTAGCGGTAGGTACTATGGCACTTGTAGTAGTGTTGTCGGTATTTAATGGGCTGGAAGATTTAATTAAAGAATCTAAGAGCACCTTCGATCCTGAGATCAAGATAGTGCCTGTGTTCGGAAAGACGCTTTTAGCCACTGACTCATTACTAAACGTAGTACAGCAGGTGAAAGGGGTAGATGTGGTTACACAGGTGATTGAAGATAATGCTATCGCTCGTTATCAGGATGCTCAAATGATTGTTACACTCAAAGGCGTGAGCGATAATTTTGTGCAGCAGCAGCGGCTCAGTCAGGCCATGATTCACGGCGACTTAACACTAGCAAAAGACGATATAAACTACGCCATTATGGGGCAAGGAGTGCAGTATACTTTATCTATTGCCCCCTCTAACGAGTTTTATACCATGCAGCTACTTACGCCTCGGCAAACAGCTAGCAGCAGTGGCTTTAACCCTGACCCCATGAACCGCTACTTTAAGCGGAAAAATATTATGCCGGGCGGAGTTTTCGCAAATGAAAAAGAGTACGATGCCAGCTACGTTATCGTTCCTATGCGATTTGCTCAACAGTTGTTTGACTACGGTGAAGAGCGCACCGCACTGGAAATTAAAACTGACGATAATGTTTCTGTAAGCAGAGTTGAAAGCCAGCTCGAAAAACTACTTCCGGCAGAAGAATACCAAGTGCTGAACAGCGACGAGCAGCACGCTAGTTTGCTACGGGCAGTGAAGTGGGAAAAGCTGTTTGTGTACGTTACATTTTCATTTATTTTGGCCATTGCCTCCTTTAACATCTTTTTTTCACTGTCGATGCTCGCTATTGATAAGCGAAAAGATATTGCCATGCTCTTCGCTATGGGTGCCCAACAGCGCACAGTGAAGTCTATATTTTTGTTTGAAGGAGTGATTATTGCGCTACTCGGAGCTGGTAGTGGCCTACTAGCAGCAGTAATTATTTGCTGGGTTCAGCAAACCTTCGGAATTGTATCGATGGGAATGCAGACCGCCATTGTAGATGCTTACCCGGTAAAAATGGAGCTTGCTGACTTTTTATTCACTGCGCTTAGTATCTCGCTCATTACATTTCTGGCTTCTTATCGCCCGGCCATCATTGCCTCGCGCACCGATGTGAAAGATTTTTTGTAA